The following nucleotide sequence is from Phycisphaera sp..
GAAGTAAGGCCCTCTCGGCGAACGTGGTGGCGTTCCGCGCCCACGTGCAGGGGGCGGTCCTCGAGCAAGAGCCGGGCTTCGAGCCACTCGAGGGACCGCTCAACTTCCGCGCCGCGCTTTGGCCGCCCGACCGACGCCGGCGCGACATGGACAACCTGTGGAAGGGCACCTGGGACGCGCTCAAGCACGCCCGGGTGATCGAGGACGACCAGCAGTTCAAGCGCAAGGCCGTGCTCTGGCACGACGAGCCGCGCAGCGGGGGCCAGATGTTGCTCCAGATGTCGGAGAGAGCATGAGCATCATCATCGCCATCGACTTCGACGGCACGCTTTGCGACCACCGATTCCCCGACATCGGGCGTGAGAACCCGGGCGCCTTCGAGTGGCTGCGCAAGTTCCAAGACGCCGGGGCCAGGCTCATGCTCTGGACCATGCGGTCGGACATGATCTCGGACGGCGTGAGCTGCGAGGGCCACCCCGCCGACA
It contains:
- a CDS encoding RusA family crossover junction endodeoxyribonuclease, which encodes MKRRICLLLRWPPTVNHYYVNTGRGSKALSANVVAFRAHVQGAVLEQEPGFEPLEGPLNFRAALWPPDRRRRDMDNLWKGTWDALKHARVIEDDQQFKRKAVLWHDEPRSGGQMLLQMSERA